Proteins from a single region of Syngnathus scovelli strain Florida chromosome 7, RoL_Ssco_1.2, whole genome shotgun sequence:
- the vps53 gene encoding vacuolar protein sorting-associated protein 53 homolog isoform X1 — protein sequence MMEEEEFELADDLEAILHLTPEVQLAIEQVFPSQDPLDKADFNAVEYINTLFPTEQSLANIDDVVNKIRLKIRRLDDNIRTVVRGQTNVGQDGRQALEEAQVAIQQLFGKIKDIKDKAEKSEQMVKEITRDIKQLDHAKRHLTTSITTLNHLHMLAGGVDSLEAMTRKRQYGEVANLLQGVVNVLEHFHKYMGIPQIRQLSERVKAAQSELGTQILADFEEAFPSQGSKRPGGPSNVLRDACLVANVLDPRIKHEIIKKFIRQHLSEYLVLFQENQDVAWLDKIDRRYAWIKRQLVDYEEKYGRMFPEEWCMTERIAVEFCHITRAELSKVMRTRAKEIEVKLLLFAIQRTTNFEGLLAKRFTGCTLTDAPVQKRPESPLDPSNPFLEDDQGEDEGTEKNDKDGDLTKSRKPKAPENPFHGIVSKCFEPHLYVYIESQDKNLGELIDRFVADFRAQGPPRVATDEGGAVLPSCADLFVYYKKCMVQCSQLSTGEPMIALTTIFQKFLREYAWKILSGNLPKSSSNSGVLTISSLLKEKEGSETAKFTVDELCLICSILSTAEYCLATTQQLEEKLKEKVDKILVERINLTGEMDTFSTVISNSIQLLVQDLDAACDPALTAMSKMPWQNVEHVGDQSPYVTSIIMHIKQNVPIIRDNLASTRKYFTQFCIKFTNSFIPKFINHLFRCKPISMVGAEQLLLDTHSLKTVLLDLPSIGSQVLRKAPASYTKIVVKGMTRAEMILKVVMAPHEPPVVFVDNYIKLLADGNPETFQKILEMKGLKRGEQSSMLELFRQRLPTPPSGADSSTSLSFSAPTPEQESSRIRKLEKLIKKRL from the exons TCCCTTGCTAATATTGACGATGTGGTTAACAAGATACGTCTAAAAATAAG GCGCCTTGATGACAACATCAGGACAGTGGTGAGGGGTCAAACCAATGTGGGGCAAGATGGCAGGCAG GCTTTGGAAGAGGCCCAGGTAGCAATTCAGCAGCTTTTTGGAAAAATCAAAGACATCAAGGACAAAGCAGAGAAGTCTGAACAAATG GTCAAGGAGATTACCAGGGACATAAAGCAGTTGGACCATGCCAAGCGCCATCTTACTACGTCTATCACCACACTGAACCACCTGCATATGTTAGCGGGAGGTGTAGACTCTTTAGA ggCCATGACGAGAAAAAGGCAGTACGGTGAGGTGGCCAATCTCCTGCAAGGAGTTGTGAACGTACTTGAGCATTTCCACAAGTATATGGGCATACCGCAGATCAGACAGCTCTCTGAGAG AGTAAAAGCAGCACAGAGTGAGTTGGGCACTCAGATCCTGGCAGATTTTGAAGAAGCCTTCCCATCTCAGGGCTCCAAG AGGCCCGGCGGGCCAAGTAATGTGTTGAGGGATGCCTGTCTGGTTGCAAATGTTCTTGACCCACGCATTAAACATGAGATAATCAAAAAGTTCATCCGGCAGCATCTTTCAGAATACCTTGTGCTCTTTCAGGAGAACCAAGAT GTAGCATGGCTAGACAAGATCGATCGCCGCTATGCTTGGATCAAGCGGCAACTAGTCGACTATGAAGAAAAATATGGACGCATGTTTCCAGAGGAGTGGTGCATGACAGAACGTATTGCAGTAGAATTCTGCCATATCACCAG AGCGGAGCTTTCCAAAGTAATGAGAACACGAGCCAAGGAGATTGAAGTGAAGCTGCTTCTGTTTGCCATTCAGAGGACTACAAACTTTGAAGGTCTGCTGGCAAAACGTTTCACAGGATGCACATTGACCGATGCCCCTGTG CAGAAGAGGCCAGAGAGCCCTTTAGATCCCTCGAACCCTTTCTTGGAGGATGATCAAGGTGAAGATGAGGGTACTGAGAAAAATGACAAAGATGGGGATCTGACAAAG TCCAGAAAACCCAAAGCTCCTGAGAATCCTTTTCATGGCATTGTCTCCAAGTGCTTTGAGCCTCATCTGTATGTCTACATAGAATCCCAAGACAA GAACTTAGGCGAACTAATAGACAGATTTGTGGCTGACTTCCGAGCACAGGGCCCACCCAGGGTTGCCACAGACGAGGGCGGTGCTGTGCTGCCAAGCTGTGCTGACCTCTTTGTCTATTACAAAAAGTGCATGGTCCAGTGCTCCCAGCTGAGCACCGGAGAGCCTATGATTGCCCTCACAACCATCTTTCAGAAATTCCTGCGAGAGTATGCCTGGAAGATCCTCTCAGGCAATTTGCCTAA GTCGAGCAGTAACAGTGGTGTTCTGACGATCAGCAGTCTGCTGAAAGAAAAAGAAGGTTCGGAAACGGCCAAGTTCACCGTCGACGAGCTGTGCCTTATCTGTAGTATCCTTAGCACTGCCGAGTACTGTCTTGCTACCACGCAACAG CTTGAAGAGAAACTAAAAGAAAAAGTCGATAAAATCCTTGTGGAGAGAATTAATTTGACTGGGGAGATGGATACATTCAGCAC CGTGATCTCTAATAGTATCCAGTTACTTGTTCAAGATCTTGATGCCGCCTGTGACCCTGCTCTCACTGCAATGAGCAAG ATGCCGTGGCAGAATGTGGAGCATGTTGGTGACCAAAGTCCTTATGTGACTTCAATCATCATGCACATAAAGCAGAATGTTCCCATCATCAGAGACAATTTGGCCTCCACGCGCAAATACTTTACACAGTTCTGCATCAAATTCACAAA CTCTTTCATCCCCAAATTTATCAATCACTTGTTCAGATGTAAGCCTATCAGCATGGTGGGAGCAGAACAA CTCCTTCTGGACACACACTCCTTAAAGACGGTGCTGCTAGATCTACCCTCCATCGGTTCCCAGGTACTTCGCAAGGCACCCGCCAGCTACACCAAGATTGTGGTGAAGGGCATGACCCGGGCAGAGATGATACTTAAG gtggtGATGGCCCCACATGAACCACCCGTAGTGTTTGTGGATAACTACATCAAGCTCTTGGCTGATGGCAATCCTGAGACTTTCCAGAAAATACTTGAAATGAAG GGTTTAAAACGTGGTGAGCAGAGCAGCATGCTGGAGCTCTTCAGACAAAGGTTACCCACACCACCCTCCGGGGCCGACAGCAGCACATCCTTGTCTTTCAGTGCCCCCACCCCTGAGCAGGAGTCCTCCCGCATTCGCAAACTAGAGAAGCTCATCAAGAAGAGACTGTAA
- the vps53 gene encoding vacuolar protein sorting-associated protein 53 homolog isoform X2, which yields MVKEITRDIKQLDHAKRHLTTSITTLNHLHMLAGGVDSLEAMTRKRQYGEVANLLQGVVNVLEHFHKYMGIPQIRQLSERVKAAQSELGTQILADFEEAFPSQGSKRPGGPSNVLRDACLVANVLDPRIKHEIIKKFIRQHLSEYLVLFQENQDVAWLDKIDRRYAWIKRQLVDYEEKYGRMFPEEWCMTERIAVEFCHITRAELSKVMRTRAKEIEVKLLLFAIQRTTNFEGLLAKRFTGCTLTDAPVQKRPESPLDPSNPFLEDDQGEDEGTEKNDKDGDLTKSRKPKAPENPFHGIVSKCFEPHLYVYIESQDKNLGELIDRFVADFRAQGPPRVATDEGGAVLPSCADLFVYYKKCMVQCSQLSTGEPMIALTTIFQKFLREYAWKILSGNLPKSSSNSGVLTISSLLKEKEGSETAKFTVDELCLICSILSTAEYCLATTQQLEEKLKEKVDKILVERINLTGEMDTFSTVISNSIQLLVQDLDAACDPALTAMSKMPWQNVEHVGDQSPYVTSIIMHIKQNVPIIRDNLASTRKYFTQFCIKFTNSFIPKFINHLFRCKPISMVGAEQLLLDTHSLKTVLLDLPSIGSQVLRKAPASYTKIVVKGMTRAEMILKVVMAPHEPPVVFVDNYIKLLADGNPETFQKILEMKGLKRGEQSSMLELFRQRLPTPPSGADSSTSLSFSAPTPEQESSRIRKLEKLIKKRL from the exons ATG GTCAAGGAGATTACCAGGGACATAAAGCAGTTGGACCATGCCAAGCGCCATCTTACTACGTCTATCACCACACTGAACCACCTGCATATGTTAGCGGGAGGTGTAGACTCTTTAGA ggCCATGACGAGAAAAAGGCAGTACGGTGAGGTGGCCAATCTCCTGCAAGGAGTTGTGAACGTACTTGAGCATTTCCACAAGTATATGGGCATACCGCAGATCAGACAGCTCTCTGAGAG AGTAAAAGCAGCACAGAGTGAGTTGGGCACTCAGATCCTGGCAGATTTTGAAGAAGCCTTCCCATCTCAGGGCTCCAAG AGGCCCGGCGGGCCAAGTAATGTGTTGAGGGATGCCTGTCTGGTTGCAAATGTTCTTGACCCACGCATTAAACATGAGATAATCAAAAAGTTCATCCGGCAGCATCTTTCAGAATACCTTGTGCTCTTTCAGGAGAACCAAGAT GTAGCATGGCTAGACAAGATCGATCGCCGCTATGCTTGGATCAAGCGGCAACTAGTCGACTATGAAGAAAAATATGGACGCATGTTTCCAGAGGAGTGGTGCATGACAGAACGTATTGCAGTAGAATTCTGCCATATCACCAG AGCGGAGCTTTCCAAAGTAATGAGAACACGAGCCAAGGAGATTGAAGTGAAGCTGCTTCTGTTTGCCATTCAGAGGACTACAAACTTTGAAGGTCTGCTGGCAAAACGTTTCACAGGATGCACATTGACCGATGCCCCTGTG CAGAAGAGGCCAGAGAGCCCTTTAGATCCCTCGAACCCTTTCTTGGAGGATGATCAAGGTGAAGATGAGGGTACTGAGAAAAATGACAAAGATGGGGATCTGACAAAG TCCAGAAAACCCAAAGCTCCTGAGAATCCTTTTCATGGCATTGTCTCCAAGTGCTTTGAGCCTCATCTGTATGTCTACATAGAATCCCAAGACAA GAACTTAGGCGAACTAATAGACAGATTTGTGGCTGACTTCCGAGCACAGGGCCCACCCAGGGTTGCCACAGACGAGGGCGGTGCTGTGCTGCCAAGCTGTGCTGACCTCTTTGTCTATTACAAAAAGTGCATGGTCCAGTGCTCCCAGCTGAGCACCGGAGAGCCTATGATTGCCCTCACAACCATCTTTCAGAAATTCCTGCGAGAGTATGCCTGGAAGATCCTCTCAGGCAATTTGCCTAA GTCGAGCAGTAACAGTGGTGTTCTGACGATCAGCAGTCTGCTGAAAGAAAAAGAAGGTTCGGAAACGGCCAAGTTCACCGTCGACGAGCTGTGCCTTATCTGTAGTATCCTTAGCACTGCCGAGTACTGTCTTGCTACCACGCAACAG CTTGAAGAGAAACTAAAAGAAAAAGTCGATAAAATCCTTGTGGAGAGAATTAATTTGACTGGGGAGATGGATACATTCAGCAC CGTGATCTCTAATAGTATCCAGTTACTTGTTCAAGATCTTGATGCCGCCTGTGACCCTGCTCTCACTGCAATGAGCAAG ATGCCGTGGCAGAATGTGGAGCATGTTGGTGACCAAAGTCCTTATGTGACTTCAATCATCATGCACATAAAGCAGAATGTTCCCATCATCAGAGACAATTTGGCCTCCACGCGCAAATACTTTACACAGTTCTGCATCAAATTCACAAA CTCTTTCATCCCCAAATTTATCAATCACTTGTTCAGATGTAAGCCTATCAGCATGGTGGGAGCAGAACAA CTCCTTCTGGACACACACTCCTTAAAGACGGTGCTGCTAGATCTACCCTCCATCGGTTCCCAGGTACTTCGCAAGGCACCCGCCAGCTACACCAAGATTGTGGTGAAGGGCATGACCCGGGCAGAGATGATACTTAAG gtggtGATGGCCCCACATGAACCACCCGTAGTGTTTGTGGATAACTACATCAAGCTCTTGGCTGATGGCAATCCTGAGACTTTCCAGAAAATACTTGAAATGAAG GGTTTAAAACGTGGTGAGCAGAGCAGCATGCTGGAGCTCTTCAGACAAAGGTTACCCACACCACCCTCCGGGGCCGACAGCAGCACATCCTTGTCTTTCAGTGCCCCCACCCCTGAGCAGGAGTCCTCCCGCATTCGCAAACTAGAGAAGCTCATCAAGAAGAGACTGTAA